The following are encoded together in the Geobacter sulfurreducens PCA genome:
- a CDS encoding DUF4382 domain-containing protein yields the protein MVRAKKSAMGVLGILAAALAALMLMHGCGGGGDGGSASTAASTGTLKLSITDKQSDSFDKVIISIREIRVVPAGRENAPDNDPGLPVIARFTPSRVIDVMQLQFVQEALGEAVLPAGAYSQIRLVLDPAPANYLTLKADPVTQIPLTTPSGQQSGVKVLGPVEVRAGVINAVMIDFDPNTAIVARGNGDYNLKPTGIRVVHLSDPLTQFGSISGNVMSTFMPWSSATVSVKRRGSTNDNDPIAAGLIFSNYTGGAWQAPFAAFVPPNTLPVTYKAFITTNGFQVYSSSAVSVVTGQATDLGTIPLIPLP from the coding sequence ATGGTACGCGCGAAAAAGTCAGCTATGGGAGTACTGGGGATTCTTGCCGCCGCGCTTGCGGCACTGATGCTGATGCACGGATGCGGCGGCGGAGGGGATGGCGGATCGGCAAGCACTGCGGCGTCAACGGGAACCCTGAAACTTTCCATTACCGACAAACAGAGCGATTCGTTCGACAAGGTCATCATCAGCATCAGGGAAATACGTGTCGTGCCGGCGGGCAGGGAGAATGCGCCCGACAACGACCCCGGCCTGCCGGTGATCGCCCGATTCACCCCATCCAGGGTCATCGACGTGATGCAATTGCAGTTCGTGCAGGAAGCGCTGGGCGAGGCGGTTCTCCCTGCGGGAGCCTACAGCCAGATCCGGCTTGTTCTCGACCCGGCACCGGCAAACTACCTGACCCTGAAGGCTGATCCCGTCACGCAGATCCCCCTGACGACTCCCAGCGGCCAGCAATCCGGGGTTAAGGTTCTTGGCCCGGTAGAAGTCAGGGCCGGGGTCATCAATGCGGTCATGATAGACTTCGACCCCAATACCGCCATCGTTGCGAGGGGCAATGGCGACTACAACCTGAAGCCGACGGGGATTCGCGTCGTGCACCTGTCCGATCCCCTTACCCAGTTCGGATCCATTTCCGGAAACGTCATGTCGACATTCATGCCCTGGTCAAGCGCAACGGTGTCGGTAAAACGCCGCGGATCAACCAACGACAACGATCCCATTGCCGCTGGCTTGATCTTCAGTAACTACACTGGCGGCGCGTGGCAGGCCCCCTTTGCGGCGTTCGTTCCGCCGAACACTCTGCCGGTGACGTACAAGGCATTCATCACTACCAACGGCTTCCAGGTCTACTCCTCTTCAGCCGTTTCCGTGGTGACCGGACAGGCAACCGACCTGGGTACCATCCCCCTGATTCCCCTTCCCTGA
- a CDS encoding mechanosensitive ion channel family protein yields the protein MDTMGQYQQLVVTYATVIGTKIIAAILFWVVGRWLIHLVQRMLHQVLEKQKVDPSLMRYLGNFLGVALNIVLVVAILGYFGVQTTTFAALVAGVGIAIGAAWGGLLSNLAAGAFLLVLRPFKVGDFVTAGGITGTVNEIGLFVTAINTPDNVMTMVGNAKIFNDTIQNFTINDYRRVELKCQLAGSADHVAAMALLREKLATVPNVLTTPAVDVEILDFTLVGPVLAVRPYCHNDHYWQVYFDGNRTIREALAAAGFPAPMPAQVVLVQSPQGG from the coding sequence ATGGACACCATGGGACAGTATCAGCAGCTGGTTGTCACGTATGCAACGGTAATCGGGACAAAGATCATCGCCGCCATTTTGTTCTGGGTTGTCGGCCGCTGGCTGATCCACCTGGTGCAGCGGATGCTTCATCAGGTTCTGGAGAAGCAGAAAGTCGATCCCAGTCTGATGCGGTATCTGGGCAACTTCCTCGGAGTGGCTCTGAACATCGTGCTGGTGGTGGCGATACTCGGCTACTTCGGGGTGCAGACCACCACCTTCGCCGCATTGGTGGCCGGCGTCGGCATTGCCATTGGCGCTGCCTGGGGTGGGCTCCTTTCCAACCTGGCGGCCGGGGCGTTCCTTCTGGTGTTGCGCCCCTTCAAGGTGGGGGATTTCGTCACCGCCGGAGGCATCACCGGCACCGTAAACGAGATAGGCCTCTTCGTGACCGCCATCAATACCCCTGACAATGTCATGACCATGGTGGGCAACGCCAAAATCTTCAACGATACGATCCAGAACTTTACCATCAATGACTATCGCCGAGTGGAACTGAAGTGCCAGCTGGCCGGAAGCGCCGATCACGTGGCAGCGATGGCGCTGCTGCGCGAGAAGCTCGCGACGGTGCCGAATGTGCTGACAACGCCTGCGGTCGATGTGGAGATCCTCGACTTCACCCTGGTGGGTCCGGTGCTCGCCGTGCGCCCTTACTGTCACAACGACCATTACTGGCAAGTCTATTTCGACGGCAACCGGACGATACGCGAAGCCCTCGCCGCGGCGGGATTCCCTGCTCCCATGCCGGCCCAGGTGGTGCTGGTCCAGAGTCCGCAGGGGGGATGA